The following DNA comes from Anopheles coustani chromosome 2, idAnoCousDA_361_x.2, whole genome shotgun sequence.
TCTTATTCCGTATGATCTCAGGGTCTAGAGCATTGGAAAAAGATCGATTTCAAAACAGTGCCATCGTAGCAACGGAGTAGACATGACGAAAATACACGTGCTTGCGGTGATCTGCGTCGCGGTGGCCTTACAAGGTCAAGTGTCTTTGCAACAGGGCGACAACACATTTGCATGGTCACGGCAGAAGGAATATTATTTCAGCAGCTCGTTTAAGGTAAAATTGCTGACCTATTCGATGAGctaataattaaataattttctctATGTAGCTCAATTGGTTCAAAGCGGTTGAATACTGCAGGGATCGGGGTATGTTCCTGCTGTCGGTTCGGAATGCCGAAGAGCGCGAAGCCGTCATTGACTATCTGGCCAGTACTGGTTACACCAAAACGCACAAGGGGCTGATGGCATGGATATCAGCAAACGATCTTGGTGAGGAAGGTGAATTCTATTGGGCTTCGACTGGCAGCCGGGTCAACTATCCGAACTGGAGTGACACGGAACCGAATGATTACAAAACCGACGACTGCACCGGAGAAGACTGTGCGATCTTGGAGTATTGGGCGGAGGGTGGTGCTAATTACAACTATACATTCAACGATCGAGCCTGCACGAAGGAGttcctttttatttgtgaAACATTGCCCCAGTGATTTAACTGCTTGAAGCACTTgggaatattttaaatatcttaAGACAATAAAACTAAATGGAACTAAACAGTTAAAATAACATAATGTTGCCTCGATTTTACTAAACGACCCGGAATAACCCCCAAGGCCCTTGATGAAGGTTGACTCTTTGGGAAACTgtacaaaaaaggaaattccATACTACAGTAGAACTGGTTTTTAGCATACAAACACGTCTCCGGTGCCATCGACGAAACAAACATTGTCAAGGGGTATCGAATTAGCTTGCCGTACCAAGACGACTTTATGGATCCAAAGTCCTACTTCCTACAATGAGCAGTCTGCCATTTGTTGTGCCGTCAGTAGGCCACGCATTTTTGTCACTGTATAAGATTAGCCTCTTACTATTTGTGTCGCTAAACAACGTTTGGACGATGGAAACGAAACGTCTCGCAAATTTGGTAGCAATTTTGCTCAG
Coding sequences within:
- the LOC131263733 gene encoding C-type lectin 37Db-like, with protein sequence MTKIHVLAVICVAVALQGQVSLQQGDNTFAWSRQKEYYFSSSFKLNWFKAVEYCRDRGMFLLSVRNAEEREAVIDYLASTGYTKTHKGLMAWISANDLGEEGEFYWASTGSRVNYPNWSDTEPNDYKTDDCTGEDCAILEYWAEGGANYNYTFNDRACTKEFLFICETLPQ